In Bradysia coprophila strain Holo2 unplaced genomic scaffold, BU_Bcop_v1 contig_350, whole genome shotgun sequence, a genomic segment contains:
- the LOC119080480 gene encoding dnaJ protein homolog 1-like, which translates to MGKDYYKILGIARNATDDEIKKAYRKLALKYHPDKNKAASAEERFKEIAEAYEVLSDKKKRDIFDKYGEEGLNGGIPGGGGNADGGQNFTYQFHGDPRATFAQFFGSSDPFGAFFSDDPNRLFGGGMFGGPGMDDENDVFSHINMGQRQGMGGGAFRSQSFNVHQPQNRKGRQQDPPIEHDLYVTLEDIEKGCVKKMKISRNIMTPDGSQRKEEKVLNITVKPGWKAGTKITFQREGDQVPGKIPADIIFIIRDKPHVTFKREGSDIRYSAKITLKQALCGATIRVPTLSSETIALNTAGEVIKPNTVKRIQGKGLPFPKEPSRKGDLLIAFDIKFPDNLTESAKQILVDLLPN; encoded by the coding sequence ATGGGAAAAGATTACTACAAAATCTTGGGCATTGCCAGAAATGCCACCGATGACGAGATCAAAAAGGCATACAGAAAACTGGCATTGAAATACCATCCCGACAAAAACAAGGCAGCATCAGCCGAGGAACGATTCAAAGAAATTGCCGAAGCGTACGAGGTACTTTCAGACAAGAAGAAACGCGACATCTTCGACAAATATGGTGAAGAAGGTTTAAATGGTGGCATTCCTGGTGGCGGTGGCAATGCGGACGGCGGCCAAAATTTCACATATCAATTCCACGGCGATCCACGAGCCACATTTGCTCAATTCTTCGGCTCGAGCGATCCGTTCGGTGCGTTCTTTAGCGATGATCCGAATCGGTTATTCGGTGGTGGAATGTTCGGTGGACCCGGCATGGACGATGAAAACGATGTATTTTCACACATTAACATGGGTCAGCGACAGGGAATGGGTGGCGGTGCATTCCGATCCCAATCGTTCAATGTGCATCAACCGCAGAATCGAAAAGGACGACAACAGGATCCGCCAATCGAACACGACCTGTACGTAACGCTGGAGGATATCGAGAAGGGATGcgtgaaaaaaatgaaaatctccaGAAACATTATGACACCGGACGGCAGTCAACGAAAAGAGGAGAAAGTACTAAACATAACCGTCAAACCGGGCTGGAAGGCCGGCACAAAAATCACATTCCAACGCGAAGGTGATCAAGTTCCCGGTAAAATACCCGCCGACATCATATTCATTATTCGTGACAAACCGCACGTTACATTCAAACGCGAGGGCAGCGACATTCGTTATTCCGCCAAAATTACGCTGAAACAAGCACTTTGTGGTGCGACGATAAGAGTACCGACATTATCCAGCGAAACGATTGCACTAAATACGGCGGGTGAAGTGATCAAACCGAATACAGTGAAGCGGATACAAGGCAAAGGTCTTCCATTCCCGAAGGAACCGTCAAGGAAGGGTGATCTGTTGATTGCATTTGACATCAAATTTCCGGATAATCTCACCGAATCGGCGAAACAGATTTTAGTTGATCTATTGCCCAATTGa
- the LOC119080466 gene encoding putative cystathionine gamma-lyase 2 yields MSEFKKQVEGFATKAIHVEQETASWSDKQIVQPIVTTAIFRQEEPDRRLPHYYGRYGNPTRSLLEKSLASLDNGNYCLSFSSGQATASSVTSILESGDHVLCAEGVYSGTPEILKNLKGKGIQFDSVDFTDLNNVRHGIKANTRMIWIESITNPLLNVFDVEGVCEIGHSHPNVIVVVDNTFLTSYYQRPLELGADIVLYSLSKYLGGHSDLIMGAVVLNDGELYSRLKYVQQTHGAIPSPFDCYQAHRSLKTLAVRMKQHGQSAYKIAQFLSTHPAIEKVLHPALPSHPQHHLALKQSYGHSGMISFYVKGGYKNTRKFLHSMRVIILCGSLGGVESVASIPAFLSAGDDNLNHLEKLGITSNLVRFSVGLEDCNDLIRDLDQALNLSQTADCEE; encoded by the exons ATGAGCGAATTCAAGAAACAAGTGGAAGGCTTTGCTACAAAAGCAATACATGTAGAACAAGAAACAGCTTCATGGTCAGACAAACAGATCGTTCAGCCAATAGTTACCACTGCCATATTTCGACAGGAAGAACCGGATCGTAGGCTT CCACATTATTATGGTCGATATGGCAATCCAACACGAAGTTTGTTAGAAAAAAGTTTGGCTTCATTAGACAATGGAAATTATTGTCTTTCATTTTCTTCGGGCCAAGCTACAGCCTCATCAGTAACATCGATTTTGGAGTCGGGAGATCATGTCCTGTGTGCCGAAGGCGTATATTCTGGGACAccggaaattttgaaaaatttgaagggTAAAGGCATTCAGTTTGATTCGGTTGATTTTACCGACTTGAACAATGTAAGGCATGGAATTAAAGCTAACACAAGG aTGATTTGGATAGAGTCGATCACAAATCCACTTCTGAATGTGTTTGACGTTGAAGGAGTCTGCGAAATTGGACACTCTCATCCGAAT GTCattgttgttgtcgataacacatTTTTAACTTCCTACTATCAACGTCCATTAGAGCTTGGTGCTGACATTGTCCTATACTCTTTATCAAAATATCTAGGTGGACATTCCGACCTAATTATGGGAGCTGTTGTGCTGAATGATGGCGAACTCTACTCACGCTTGAAATACGTTCAGCAAA CTCATGGTGCAATACCTTCACCATTCGATTGCTATCAAGCACATAGATCGTTAAAGACGTTAGCTGTGCGAATGAAGCAACATGGACAATCGGCATACAAAATTGCTCAATTTCTATCAACTCACCCAGCAATCGAAAAAGTTCTCCATCCTGCTTTGCCGTCTCATCCGCAGCATCATTTAGCTCTGAAACAATCGTATGGCCATAGCGGGATGATTTCGTTTTATGTGAAAGGAGGCTACAAGAACACCAGGAAATTCTTGCATTCAATGAGAGTAATAATCTTATGTGGAAGTCTTGGTGGTGTTGAAAGCGTTGCTTCGATTCC GGCATTTCTGTCGGCAGGTGACGATAATTTAAATCACCTGGAAAAATTGGGCATCACTAGTAACTTAGTTCGATTTTCGGTTGGTTTGGAAGATTGCAATGATTTAATCAGAGATTTGGATCAGGCACTAAATCTATCGCAAACCGCAGACTGTGAAGAGTAA
- the LOC119080536 gene encoding uncharacterized protein CG3556-like, which translates to MKILIILLSIALICASSRASSSSSGSSSSSSSSSSSSSSSSSESSSHESSHHSRKIKCSYTLWIGDDIDRDYSIELKSKPGIPFIDVMNQAAAKSSRFKFDHTNHPTYGVFINEICGIPNNNKTGQYWMLYDLPSKPDVYDKPCGKMQSSVGVSELKIVKYHYYLFWYQTSEGQGQCG; encoded by the exons atgaaaatcttaattattttattgtcaaTTGCATTGATTTGTGCATCAAGTCGTGCATCAAGTTCGTCGTCAgggtcatcatcatcatcatcttcatcatcatcctCGTCTTCATCTTCTTCAAGTGAATCATCGTCACATGAATCTTCTCaccattctcgtaaaataaagTGCTCATATACATTATGGATTGGAGATGACATTGATCGCGActattcaattgaattgaaatctaAACCAGGGATCCCATTTATCGATGTAATGAATCAAGCTGCTGCAAAGAGCAGTcgtttcaaatttgaccaTACAAATCATCCAACGTATGGCgtttttataaatgaaatttgcgGAATAccaaacaataataaaac TGGCCAGTATTGGATGCTTTACGATCTTCCGTCGAAACCTGATGTTTATGATAAGCCTTGTGGTAAAATGCAATCGTCAGTTGGTGTCAGTGAGCTAAAGATAGTGAAGTATCATTACTACTTGTTCTGGTATCAGACAAGCGAAGGACAAGGACAATGCGGCTAA
- the LOC119080473 gene encoding threonine synthase-like → MPVVDHFECSRCQEHVPADKYQTVCPTCAGALYVRYDVGSLKLANRPGPNAPQSMWRYADVLPKVDPVTLGEGWTPMLRSRRYPIFIKEEATNPTGSFKARGMSMAVSMARFYGIQKLSAPSAGNAAGALAAYSASAGIEANIFMPKDVPFANYLEGIVYGSNVTLVDGLISDCARIMNERKEKEGWFDISTLKEPFRVEGKKTMGYEVVEQLGWSYPDAIFYPTGGGVGLIGMWKAFDEMEQLGWVSGKRPKMIAVQSSGCAPIVRAWKEGASVSQMFENAETFAAGLRVPKPYGDYIVLDIVRKSEGTCVDLSEEAILASLLDWSRNEGLLLCPEGAAATAAYDQLIAEGFLKTTDSVVIFNTGAGLKYTDMIADAMKVCRPK, encoded by the exons ATGCCGGTGGTCGACCATTTCGAATGTTCTCGTTGTCAAGAACATGTTCCAGCTGATAAATATCAGACAGTATGCCCAACATGTGCAG GTGCACTTTACGTTCGGTACGACGTTGGCAGTCTAAAATTGGCCAATCGCCCAGGTCCTAATGCTCCTCAGAGTATGTGGCGTTATGCTGATGTATTGCCAAAAGTTGATCCAGTCACCCTCGGTGAAGGTTGGACTCCTATGCTGCGTAGTCGTAGATATCCTATTTTTATAAAGGAGGAAGCAACGAATCCAACAGGCAGCTTTAAAGCGCGTGGCATGTCTATGGCTGTGTCTATGGCTCGGTTTTATGGAATTCAGAAATTGTCCGCTCCATCC GCTGGAAATGCGGCAGGGGCACTAGCGGCATATTCCGCATCTGCTGGAATCGAGGCCAATATATTTATGCCGAAGGATGTACCTTTTGCAAATTACCTCGAAGGAATTGTGTATGGTTCAAATGTTACTCTTGTTGATGGCCTGATTTCGGACTGTGCGCGTATTATGAACGAGAGGAAAGAGAAAGAAGGATGGTTCGATATTAGTACACTGAAAGAACCATTCCGAGTTGAGGGTAAAAAAACTATGGGCTACGAAGTTGTAGAACAATTAGGTTGGTCATATCCTGATGCCATTTTCTATCCAACTGGGGGAGGCGTTGGTTTAATAGGGATGTGGAAGGCTTTCGATGAAATGGAGCAATTGGGATGG GTCAGCGGCAAACGGCCAAAAATGATTGCTGTACAATCATCTGGATGTGCTCCGATTGTTCGCGCCTGGAAAGAAGGAGCTAGCGTTTCgcaaatgtttgaaaatgcagAAACATTCGCCGCAGGTCTTCGGGTGCCGAAGCCGTACGGTGATTATATTGTTTTGGACATTGTTCGCAAATCAGAAGGAACATGCGTTGATTTGTCGGAAGAGGCTATCCTAGCATCGCTTCTCGATTGGTCACGTAATGAAGGACTTTTGCTTTGTCCTGAAGGGGCAGCTGCTACCGCTGCATATGATCAACTCATAGCTGAAGGATTTTTGAAAACTACCGATTCGGTTGTCATTTTTAACACTGGCGCCGGTCTTAAGTATACCGATATGATTGCTGATGCTATGAAAGTTTGTCGTCCAAaataa
- the LOC119080495 gene encoding chymotrypsin BI-like — MKSVILILGAILAVCVAQNNVDWAQVRRIHEAPAFFEEFPYLQALFPMYNAVNLNETEGHTSTRNQFNYIVGLVLNTPDSTGFCSGALISTQWIVTAGHCLHRVTTGIAVLGANSIRNNGEAGQTRQALAAGSFFTHSGWNGLRLTDDVGLVRLATAVVPNVNVGIVRLPNIRQVPTTYTNQLATTPGWGRGLFLNATTTVSLLWRQTVIAPSLLCNLQHVGLLESSQLCAAQVPDPNLTNHCPNESGSPMVVVEADNNPTLIGISAFTSGLGCNGNRSTIYLRISFYLRWIQEVSGINIAQDFVF, encoded by the exons atgaaatcagtAATTTTGATATTAGGTGCTATACTGGCGGTATGTGTAGCCCAGAACAATGTTGACTGGGCACAGGTTCGAAGAATCCATGAGGCACCTGCCTTCTTCGAAGAATTTCCGTATCTACAGGCGCTGTTCCCAATGTACAATGCGGTCAATTTAAACGAAACTGAAGGTCATACGTCCACTCGGAATCAGTTCAATTATATC gtTGGATTGGTATTGAATACACCAGACAGTACAGGCTTTTGTTCGGGAGCACTTATTTCTACACAATGGATTGTTACAGCCGGACATTGCTTGCACAGAGTAACCACTGGTATTGCGGTTTTGGGAGCAAACTCCATTCGTAATAATGGAGAAGCGGGTCAGACGAG ACAAGCACTTGCTGCTGGAAGCTTTTTCACGCACTCTGGCTGGAATGGCCTAAGACTCACTGATGATGTTGGCTTAGTTCGACTTGCGACTGCCGTCGTACCAAACG TGAACGTTGGAATTGTTCGTTTACCTAATATTCGCCAAGTACCAACCACCTACACCAACCAATTAGCAACAACTCCCGGTTGGGGACGTGGATTGTTCTTAAATGCTACCACAACCGTTTCGTTGCTGTGGCGTCAAACAGTAATAGCACCATCATTGCTTTGCAATTTACAACATGTCGGTTTACTCGAGTCATCACAATTATGCGCAGCTCAAGTTCCAGATCCCAATTTAACCAATCATTGTCCA AATGAATCTGGCAGCCCTATGGTTGTTGTAGAAGCCGACAATAATCCAACACTTATCGGCATTTCCGCATTTACTTCTGGTCTGGGATGTAATGGTAATCGGTCGACAATATACCTTCGCATTTCCTTCTACTTGCGGTGGATTCAAGAAGTTAGTGGAATTAATATTGCACaggatttcgttttttaa
- the LOC119080402 gene encoding patj homolog, protein MLKMRLNSDISDALQHIEAVKKVIDESDDAKLQLNTGESFDLIFRILQDPILRSIAQVQDSLSDLNTQITKHPSILPSDFDISTSGELVLNVPTTLDLYDPDYPDQEQRVPSAQLSPNSQTEDDMMVEEQNLNILKKTRGYSDLVRADDERPQSAVSDSSKHLNEMMTEWVQIQSLELVNDGTGLGFGIIGNARTSGVIVKTILGGGVADRDGRLISGDHILQIGDVNLHDMVSEQVATVLRQSGTHVRLVVARPVDPAKTAQDVEGTAIVPARLLSDPNELERYLIAAGYPDIFGIISTPSTPTPTADSKFHYRDDHMSSGDLQSIANRPPISPPSDLDLPETERFIVELTKDANGLGITIAGYVCEKEELSGIFVKSVSAGSAADLSGRIQVNDRIIEVDKQSLQGYSNHQAVEVLKKSGTVVQLCLERYLRGPKYDQLQQAILANEMKPPTPILPPPIMTPGRPHSVLSMTPDFVRRASVNDSFSREKMEVEKSPVTATKSTPIAVVSGVVTSNRKLMHAKDSIESKLRAEAEELLAEDNDNVSTLAQAMNSVAIHNRHKYWVEPVLTEAIEREIRTRWQAVLNSDMKIIVAQIRKFAAMSGLGISLEGTVDVEGGMEVRPHHYIRSILPEGPVGQNGLLRSGDELLEVNNQRLLGMNHLEVVSILKELPQDVRMVCARGEVELIPFTEENVRKNLGGNFGGSQNFDSAIASSDRLVKAKSDGSLATSGTNAEDSFSKLKSRSLEPLTGLAMWSSEPQIIELIKGERGLGFSILDYQDPLDANDTLIVIRSLVPGGVAQLDGRLIPGDRLLFVNDINLENSSLDQAVQALKGAPKGVVKIGVAKPLPMADHSIANGANQTDPDVIPEWKGK, encoded by the exons ATGCTAAAAATGAGATTAAATTCAGATATATCAGATGCTCTGCAGCATATCGAAGCTGTTAAGAAAGTTATTGACGAGTCAGATGATGCTAAGCTTCAACTAAATACTGGCGaaagttttgatttaatcTTTCGCATACTGCAAGATCCAATTTTACGCAGCATTGCTCAAGTGCAGGATTCATTGAGCGATTTAAACACACAGATCACCAAACATCCGTCTATTCTACCCAGCGATTTTGATATAAGTACATCCGGTGAATTGGTTCTGAATGTTCCGACCACTTTGGACTTATACGATCCGGACTATCCTGACCAGGAACAACGTGTACCATCTGCACAATTGTCACCCAACAGTCAAACCGAAGATGATATGATGGTCGAAGAGCAGAACTTGAATATACTGAAAAAGACCCGTGGCTATTCAGATTTAGTGCGAGCTGACGACGAACGACCCCAATCCGCTGTTAGTGATTCGTCAAAgcatttgaatgaaatgatgACCGAATGGGTTCAGATTCAATCGCTTGAATTGGTCAACGATGGCACTGGTTTGGGTTTTGGCATCATCGGCAATGCTAGAACATCCGGCGTTATTGTGAAAACGATTCTGGGTGGCGGTGTGGCTGATAGAGACGGTCGACTAATCAGTGGTGATCACATATTGCAAATTGGTGACGTAAATTTGCATGACATGGTTTCGGAACAGGTTGCGACGGTTTTGCGACAATCTGGTACACATGTACGTCTTGTTGTGGCTCGTCCAGTTGATCCAGCAAAGACTGCTCAAGATGTTGAAGGGACTGCGATTGTACCGGCAAG ACTTCTGTCGGATCCAAACGAATTGGAACGCTATCTTATCGCTGCTGGTTATCCAGACATATTTGGTATAATATCAACTCCATCCACGCCAACACCAACTGCCGAcagtaaatttcattatcgTGATGATCATATGTCATCTGGTGATTTGCAATCGATTGCAAATCGTCCGCCAATATCTCCACCGAGTGATCTCGATCTGCCCGAAACTGAACGATTTATCGTTGAACTAACGAAAGACGCTAATGGACTCGGAATCACTATAGCCGGATATGTATGCGAGAAAGAAGAACTATctggaatatttgtgaaatcTGTGTCTGCTGGATCAGCAGCAGATTTGAGCGGACGAATTCAGGTCAACGATCGGATCATTGAAGTCGACAAACAATCATTGCAAGGATATTCAAACCATCAGGCTGTAGAGGTGCTTAAGAAAAGTGGAACGGTTGTTCAGCTTTGTCTGGAACGATATCTTCGTGGGCCCAAATACGATCAACTTCAGCAAGCTATTTTAGCTAACGAAATGAAACCGCCGACACCGATTCTTCCGCCACCAATTATGACACCGGGCCGGCCACATAGTGTTCTGTCAATGACACCAGATTTTGTGCGACGAGCATCCGTTAATGATTCATTTTCTCGTGAAAAAATGGAGGTGGAAAAGTCACCGGTGACAGCTACGAAAAGTACTCCTATTGCTGTAGTAAGCGGTGTGGTTACTTCGAATCGTAAGTTAATGCACGCAAAAGATTCAATCGAAAGTAAATTGCGTGCGGAAGCAGAAGAATTATTGGCAGAGGACAACGATAACGTTTCCACATTAGCGCAAGCAATGAATTCAGTTGCTATCCATAATCGGCATAAATATTGGGTGGAGCCGGTACTCACTGAAGCTATTGAACGTGAGATTCGAACGAGATGGCAGGCTGTGTTGAATTCTGACATGAAAATTATCGTTGCgcaaattcgaaaatttgctgCTATGAGTGGCCTGGGAATATCTTTAGAGGGTACAGTTGATGTCGAAGGCGGTATGGAGGTCCGTCCACATCATTATATTCGTTCAATTTTACCGGAAGGTCCGGTGGGTCAGAATGGATTGTTGAGATCTGGTGATGAGCTACTAG AGGTGAACAACCAACGTTTGCTTGGCATGAATCACCTTGAAGTCGTTTCCATACTAAAAGAGCTACCGCAGGACGTGCGCATGGTTTGTGCTCGTGGTGAAGTTGAATTGATCCCATTCACTGAAGAAAATGTGAGAAAGAATCTGGGCGGTAATTTTGGTGGTTCGCAGAATTTCGACAGCGCCATTGCATCATCAGACAGATTAGTTAAAGccaaatccgatggaagtttggCTACGAGTGGCACGAATGCCGAAGATTCTTTCAGCAAATTAAAATCCAG ATCCTTGGAACCGCTGACTGGGTTAGCAATGTGGAGTTCAGAACCTCAAATTATCGAACTTATCAAGGGAGAGCGTGGCCTTGGATTTTCCATTCTCGATTATCAAGATCCGTTGGACGCAAACGATACATTAATTGTCATTCGATCGCTGGTTCCCGGAGGTGTGGCCCAATTAGATGGACGTTTGATTCCCGGAGATCGTTTATTATTTGTAAATGACATTAATCTGGAGAATTCATCACTCGACCAGGCCGTTCAGGCACTGAAAGGGGCACCGAAGGGCGTTGTCAAAATTGGTGTCGCCAAACCATTGCCGATGGCCGATCATTCGATAGCAAACGGTGCAAATCAAACTGATCCGGATGTTATACCGGAATGGAAGgggaaataa
- the LOC119080542 gene encoding uncharacterized protein LOC119080542 has product MRFFCLILCLAQFQVQASDWFNRTVRVDLIVNSNGRAYDSQYDSLELSKELSSGLIATNGQYPWSIYSIAWADLGQGSRHGQMCLSTIISNNFFVTDFLCVGHRLTTVANSIETYFGSTPLILFLLPTNYVRHYWYIQPKPEDSPRLV; this is encoded by the exons ATGCGTTTCTTTTGTCTAATACTGTGTTTGGCTCAGTTTCAAGTACAAGCCTCCGATTGGTTTAACAGAACCGTTCGAGTGGATCTGATTGTTAACAGCAACGGTAGAGCTTACGATTCACAATACGACTCGCTTGAACTATCGAAGGAACTTTCAAGCGGGTTGATAGCAACAAATGGACAATATCCTTGGAGTATTTATTCGATCGCTTGGGCAGATCTTGGACAAGGGAGTCGTCATGGACAAATGTGTTTGAGCACAATTATCAGTAATAACTTTTTCGTTACTGATTTCCTTTGTGTTGGTCACCG CTTAACTACTGTGGCTAACTCTATTGAAACATATTTTGGTTCCACTCCATTGATCTTATTTCTATTACCGACGAATTATGTGCGACATTATTGGTACATCCAACCAAAACCAGAAGATAGTCCCAGACTTGTGTAG